In the genome of Bacillus thuringiensis, the window ATATAGTGCTACAAGAGCAACTGCAAATGCTAAGATCTTGAATTTTACAAGTAATTTCGCTGCTTTGTTATATTTTATTATTTTTGGCCAAATCGATTGGACAATTGGGTTGATTATGATGCTTGGTCAAATTATAGGATCATATATTGGAGCGAAGATGGTGCTTACAAAAGGGACGTCATTAATACGACCAATAGTGGTTATTGTTTGCTTTGTCATGGCAATTAAAATTTTTTTACAAAATATAAACTAAATGTAATCAATATATTATTTGTATCAAAGTTAGAGTGTTTTCATGTTCTTATTGCAGTATTACGCTGTTTAAGTTGTGTTCAAAATTACACAATTTGACTAGTGTAATGTATTGCGTTATGCTTTTTTTAGTATAAAAGAAAGGCTTGAAGATAATGATTCGTCGTTTGAGAAAGCTAAAAAATGTAGCAGTCGTATTAAGCTTCTAAGTAAATTACAAAATATATAATACTTAGAAGCGAGGAATAAAGTTATGAAGTATCCATTATTTAATCATTGGTCAGAAACAAAGTATATAAAAGATATAGTAACAAATCCACTCATTGAAGTAGGAGAGTACTCCTATTATTCAGGCTATTATAGTCATCAAAATTTTGAAGATGGCTGTGTAAGGTATTTGTGGGGGGATGCTAAGTCTCAAGCACTTTTCAATCCAATTGAACAGATGGGATGGCATCTTGATAAACTCATTATTGGGAATTATGTTTGCATTGCAAGTGGAGTAGTCATTTTAATGGGTGGTAACCATAATCATCACTCAGAATGGATTACAGTATATCCATTCGCTGAGCAAATTGAACAATCATATGAACCTAAGGGTGATACAGTCATAAAAAGTGATGCTTGGATTGGAATGAATGCTATAATAATGCCTGGCGTTACTATTGGTGAAGGGGCAATTGTTGCTGCAGGATCTGTCGTAAGTAAAGATGTTCCGCCGTATACAATAGTTGGTGGAAATCCTGCTAAGGAAATAAAGAAACGATTCACTGATACAGAAATAAACATGTTAATGGAAATGCGTTGGTTTGATTGGGATAGGAAATTGATTGAGAAGGCAATTCCGCTGTTATCTAGTCCATCCATCGAACCATTATTTGCTTTTTATAAAAATGAAGTGAAAAATAAATAAATCAGTTAGAAAAACTACATCCAGTATAGGGTGTAGTTTTTTTATTACAAAAAACTAATAGTTTAGACTAAAGAAAATTCATCTCTAATATAAGTCTAGCAAATAGCTGAATTGAGTAATTAAAATCCTTGATAGCTAATAAAGCATTAACGGGCAGTAAGACCCCAACTGATTAAAGTTTCACTTTATTTTTTGTAAATATGGAACAAATGTAGTATCTAGATTGTCTATTAATTGTAATCCTAAAAAATATGAAAGTGCGAATCATTTTGAAAAATATAAGGGGATTAAAAATAGGGATATGTGTGGGAATACAAAGTATCAGGGCATCTAAAAGTGTCGGATGAGATGGTCTATATGAAAGCGATTCTAATGTCTTATATGTATATACAATTTGAGAACACTGTCTGTTTTTTTGAGATTATGTTAGAATAACGCTTTTTTGAGTACAAAGATATTGGAGGTAACAGAAGTGAAAGGTATGCTTTGCAAGAGATTTATTGCAATAGTAACAGTGCTTACACTATTTTGTAGCATGTTCGTTACATTTGGAAGAGCAGCGGCGGAAACAGCTTCTGCTATAGAGGTTGAAGCAGGATCAGCAATTTTAATAGAAGCAAATTCCGGGAAAATTTTATATGAAAAAAATGCAGATGAATCATTGGCAATTGCTAGTATGACAAAAATGATGAGCGAATACTTAGTTCATGAAGCGGTGGATAAAGGAAAACTTAAATGGGATCAAAAAGTTAAAATCTCTGAATATGCACATAAGATTTCGCAAGATCGTTCATTATCAAACGTTCCATTAGAAAATGGTGGCTCTTATACAGTAAAAGAGTTATATGAGGCAATGGCAATTTACTCTGCAAACGGTGCAACAATTGCTTTAGTTGAAGAGATTGCTGGTAAAGAAGTCAACTTTGTAAAAATGATGAACGATAAGTCGAAAGAGTTTGGAATGAAAGATTATAAATTTGTAAACTCTACAGGCTTAACAAATCACGATTTAAAAGGATATCATCCAGAAGGGACAACTCTAGACGAGAAAAATAAAATGTCTGCAAGGGATTGTGCAATTTTAGCACAACGTCTTATTCAAGATTTCCCCCAAATATTAAATACAGCAAAAATTCCTAAAAAAACATTCCAAGAGGGTGGTAAATATCCAATTGATATGGCGAACTTTAACTGGATGTTAAAAGGTTTAATTAAGCAATATGAAGGTGTAGATGGTTTGAAAACAGGAACGACTCCAGAAGCGGGAGATTGTTTCACTGGTACAGTAGAAAGAAATGGTATGCGCCTAATTTCTGTAGTGATAAAAGCAAAATCTCATACGGCACGTTTTGATGAAACAAAGAAATTATACGATTATGGATTTGCGAATTTTGAAGTGAAGAATGTCTACAGAAAAGATTCAGTAGTAAAAGGGCATGAAACAGTGCGAGTAGCAAATGCAAAAGACAAAGATGTAGTAGTTCAAACGAAGCAAGCTGTTTCACTTCCAATGCCGAAGGGCAATAAAGACATTTATAAAAAAGAATTTAAAGTATTGAATAAAAAACAAGAAGCGCCTATGAAAAAAGGTGTAACAATTAGTGAAATGATTATCTCGCCTAAAGATAATACAGATCCTGGGTTCTTATCAGGTAAATCGTTACAAATAGATCTTGTAACAAAATCTGATGTGGAACAAGCAAATTGGTTTACACGTTTTATACGTAAAACAGGATCTTTTTTTAGTGGTATGTGGGATAGTGCGATTGATATAGTAAAAAGCTAATTTTATAGGATACAACTAAATATTAGTCTGAAACAAAAGGTTTCAAAGTCTTATAGGTTCTTATGTGCATAGTTTGGAATGAAAGAGTGTATTACTTTTGAAATTTGGTTCTTCGGAACATTTTGTATTTCTATCAAGCTAAAATAAATTTATATCCAAATATCCCTAAAACGCTATTCTTTTTGTAGAAATATACAGAAAGGATGGCGTTTATTATGAATTTTTCGATTTAAAGGATTCGGGTGCAAGGTTAGTTTAATAAAGTTACATGATGAAAAAACACCCACTATTCCATCAATTTACAATAAAAAATTAATATCTGGTACGTATTTCTGTAATTAGATTGTATCCCGCTATTTGCCGGGCAGTAAGACCCCCATCTCAAAATTCAGCGGAAGCAAGGAAGTTAGGTGGGGGCCCTGCTGCCCGTAAACGCCCGATTGGCGAGGGCTGATTAAAGTTTCACTTTATAAAAATTTAATAAAATCTTTTCTTTGTATTAAATATTTTGTTTTAAATTATGTATATAAAGAAATGGAGGTCAAATTAACTTTGTACTGCTTATATTAGGAATTTAAAGAAACAATATGTACAATCCACCCACTACATTCTTATAGT includes:
- a CDS encoding D-alanyl-D-alanine carboxypeptidase family protein; amino-acid sequence: MKGMLCKRFIAIVTVLTLFCSMFVTFGRAAAETASAIEVEAGSAILIEANSGKILYEKNADESLAIASMTKMMSEYLVHEAVDKGKLKWDQKVKISEYAHKISQDRSLSNVPLENGGSYTVKELYEAMAIYSANGATIALVEEIAGKEVNFVKMMNDKSKEFGMKDYKFVNSTGLTNHDLKGYHPEGTTLDEKNKMSARDCAILAQRLIQDFPQILNTAKIPKKTFQEGGKYPIDMANFNWMLKGLIKQYEGVDGLKTGTTPEAGDCFTGTVERNGMRLISVVIKAKSHTARFDETKKLYDYGFANFEVKNVYRKDSVVKGHETVRVANAKDKDVVVQTKQAVSLPMPKGNKDIYKKEFKVLNKKQEAPMKKGVTISEMIISPKDNTDPGFLSGKSLQIDLVTKSDVEQANWFTRFIRKTGSFFSGMWDSAIDIVKS
- a CDS encoding CatB-related O-acetyltransferase, which codes for MKYPLFNHWSETKYIKDIVTNPLIEVGEYSYYSGYYSHQNFEDGCVRYLWGDAKSQALFNPIEQMGWHLDKLIIGNYVCIASGVVILMGGNHNHHSEWITVYPFAEQIEQSYEPKGDTVIKSDAWIGMNAIIMPGVTIGEGAIVAAGSVVSKDVPPYTIVGGNPAKEIKKRFTDTEINMLMEMRWFDWDRKLIEKAIPLLSSPSIEPLFAFYKNEVKNK